Part of the Bombus huntii isolate Logan2020A chromosome 10, iyBomHunt1.1, whole genome shotgun sequence genome, TTGCATCGTACTCTTGAAGGAGATTGTGCTGCCGTAATTGAAGAAGGATGGCTAATTTTCCGAATGTTTATAGACAACTTTCTTTAAGGGATCAGTTTATTGTTAAAATGTGACACTGTGTTAAACTCAGAATAAAAGATGACAAGGCACGTATAGTTTGTGATTATGGAGTATGACTCTGCATCGAACTGTGAAGGTCATCTGCAAGATTTCGAAGCTTCAGAAGATCTCCCGCGTTTAAGAGAAATACAAAAACTTGAATGTTCAACCTGTACTACAAGTTCTACACCATGGCATTCTCTGCAGGTTGTGGCACCGCAGCCAAAGATCAAACTGGGTCCAACAAGCAAAAGTCTTTCATCTCAGGTAATGGAATATTACCACAAGTATTCTCAAAATACAAATTTGGATCAATATTTTTCGTTGCCTACGTCTAGTACATCACCAGAAGCAAATAAATGTTACTATAGTATATACGAAGTAAATCCTAAAGTAGAGGCTAACAGACAAGATTGTATAGGAGAGGAGTATAATTTAAAGACTTGTGTGCCCagagagagaagaagatgGGTGAGACCACCCCTTATTGGCCAATCCTCGAACGCAGAGTCATCATCTAGATATGCTCAACCATTGTCAAATCCAGAATCTCCATCGTCTGATTTAAAACATGTTACATCAGAGGCAATTctagaagaaaaaaatgaaaatcagGAGATTTTAACAGAAAGCATAGAAAGGAAAATATCTTCTCCAACTTCTAGTATTGCTTCCCATAAGCCACTCGAATGGGATAGTGGAGCAGATGTTGGTTATTTTAATCTAGTACCCAGTAAAcaaaatgataagaaattaagTACAATAGAACGCATGGCTTTAGCTAGAGGTTGTTCTGCCGCTTTAAGATTGGATCCAGAAGGTACTACGGAGTCGGGAATTTCTGGGAAGCTCGTGGGAGTTCAAAAAAATTCAACCACTTCTATGGTTCCCAATGCTAATTCCACACCATTAAATCTGGGAGATGCTTCAGGATCAGAAAGTGAGATTGAAATTACTCCGATTGTTAAGAATCATTTGCCAGGTATAATAACGGGAAACGATATAAAGTCCAATGAAAAATCTCTTCCTAAGGATCTCAAGCAGCAAGATGCTTTTGTGCATTATTCAAAAAAGGAGCACAACTATGATACTCCAAAATCAACGTTTGTATCCAAGGTCCCTCTTGTAAAACCCACAGGTGAGATAAGAAAGCTAACAAGCAAACAAAATACgaacaaagaaaatatatgCCCTCTCACGTCGCCTTTAAAAAAGAGCACATCCATGAATACGTTAATTATACCAGCCTCTAAATTACCGTTGAAACGAAGTCAAAGCGAGTTGAATTTGTACGCTAGGGATAAGAGCAGAGCCGCGTTGCCACTAATTTTTAACTCTTCATCCTCTATCGCGACTATTGTAAATAAACCTTCCACTTGTGATAAACTTATACAGACGAGTCTATGCACTTATACTCAAGAATCCGTTGGCGTGCAAGTCTCGGTTCTCGATGAAGAGAAGCCGCCGTTACCAAAGAGAGGAACTAGTTTGCAGAAGGATTCGACATTAATGTTAAAGAATCCAAAGGGAACGTACAAAGTTCAGAATTGGAGGAAGCATGAAGCCAATGAAACACAAGATGTTGGAGTAAACGAGCGTAGTAAGAAAGTAAAGCCGCGATACAGTAATTCGGAACCATCTCAGAATGGTTCTGCGAGGCATACGCCTCAGCCTGACGGTGTAGGGAATATAACTGGCAGAGCAAATAGTTTCGAGTATTTCCCTGGTCACGTATACGAGAACGTTCCTAATGGAAGCGGTAGCCATATCTCATCTTCGGAGACCGGAAGGTCTCATTCTACTCTACCTAATACCAGCTCCAGTATTAACGAGAAGCTATGGGGAGAGTCGAATAGCTTGGTGAAGGATCTAGAACGGAgcgtaaatatattaaaaagtcTCGTCGATGCGAATAAATGCGACAAGGAAGTTAAGAAAAGACTGATACATCATGTAGTCAAGAGATTGATCACTGCCAAATATACAGACGACAAAATCGAACATAATCTAGAAGACAATGTTCCATGGAATCCTGACGATGCTAGGAGCAGAGTGTACGGTAGGGAAATACTCCAGGCTTTAACGAAAAAGCATAATACCAGCGATTCTTCAGGTAACTGGAATTTGCAGAAGGAAATAACGCAAAGAAAACCCATGAGGAATGGAAGAGGCATTACGAAAGATATTACGTTAGAAAGTAGCAGTGATAAAATAGATAAGAATACGGACAGAACAGAAACTGACGGACGAAAAGCGAGGATGGGTCTTAGATCTGACGATTGTCATCGGAGCAACGATACTATTACCGATCCAGACAAGAGCGAAAGCTCTGAATGCTTTTTACCTCAAAGAAATCGCAAAGGCAACAAAATGCaagatatattttgtacaaaagAAAGATGTAAAATTTCTCAGAGAGATTCGACGATGACGAcaacggcgacgacgacgacgacgacgacgacggctACTCCTCCTGATCATAACCGAATGTTGTTGGACGCGGTTGTGAACAACAGAAGACCCATCGTTCGTTCAAGCAATGCAGGAGAACGTGACGATTGGAGATTGCTCACTACATTTTCAGAAAGACAATTCGAACTTAAAAAGTGCGGCAGTTCTGACTCCGGAGACTCGAAATTGGTTAGCTATGCCGAGATGGAGAAAAGAAATCAATTGATTTGGATCACGAATGAAATCAGTCATTTATgtaatttgaagaaattgttaGAAGAGTCGCGAAGGCCAGAAAGATCACGAACGTCTCCAAAGAAATCGAGGTCAGGAAACTGCAAAAGGAAACCGATGGAGTCGCTGACGCATGTACATGATTTACCTAATGGTAAGGATTATTTGCAAAGGAACGGATCAGATACACAAGCCGATTCAGTGGAAGAGCCATGGTCATCTCATTGCAATTTAGCAACGTGTCAACTTTCCAGTAGATCAAATAGTATTATCCAACGTATTAAAAAGCGAAACAGTTGCGCACAAACTGCGACTAACATTACCAGTGCCCTCTCGAAGACTGGCGGTGAGATCGTGTCTGCCTCTAATCTACACAATTCCAGAATTAAGTTAGTCAGTACTGGGATGCAAACTGTCTCTCAAGAAATATCTACAGCTTCTGCTATGGTGCAGTCAGAAATCGTGCATTATGTCCAGTGTTCGGCGCATAGTGCGCTGCACTTCCAAAACAATCACAAATGCAACGAACAAGCGAATCAATGCTTAAAGTATCACGCCATTCAAAATGTAGTTACCACTTGCATGCAATGTTTACAGGAGCAGAAGGATCGATCGAGCAGCGTCCAGAAAGTGCATACGAATATAGAAAACTTTCGAGAGGAGAGTCCAGTTGGCTCACAGGGATTGTCTGATCAGATGAATAGTAACTCCTCGTCTGAGGTAATGCATCATTGTGCGAACAAGGAAGTCCAGACGAGTTCACTTAAgcaaaaagaaacgaagaatcaaATAAACGCCTCGAGGTCAAAGTCGTGTGACTGCAAATGTGACACTAAAAAGGTAGTGTCCAAAGGATGTCAGTCGTGTGCATCGCCAATAATTGCATTGGAAAGTAACAATGCTCCTAAGTGCGACGAATGTCAGAAGAAGATATTCCATGCACGTGACAGAGATGAGGGGAATTCGAAAGAATGTAGTTGCACAACGGTGTGCGAATGCGATAACGACCACTCGAAAAAAGGTCGGGCACCAATGAGATATAGTTCAAAGTATTATCAGAATAATAATGGATACGTATCGAGTTTGAATCAAAATAGCCGCATCAAGCTGTGCGGATGTTCGAGCGATTGTGTCTGCGAGAACAGTCGCGAACCGGAAATGCAGAACGCGAAAGGATTCTGCAGTTGCCATTCAAATGGGAGAACTCAATACAATGGGTCTCGCTATTCTCGCGCGGAAGTGGAAGACTGTTCGACTCAACCGTGGCCTTATTGCGTTACTAATGGACAAGTTAACGAAACTGCACAGTACAAAGTACAAAGTAATGTAAAATGCAACTGCGAGAAAGATTGTTTTTGTAATAATCGAGCGAAAAATAGCGAAGAATTGTTGCGTGGCAGAGCCTGCAACAACGGAAAACCAAATTACGTGGACGAGGCGAATCAAACTAGTGATTCcgatataaattgtaaatattgtcGTTGCTGTGGCACGGCATATCAAAGCGTCAAAAACTGTAGTTGTTATCAAACGTATCCAAAAGCCATTGCGTACGAATTGTCGTTCGCAAAGGAAAATGGCCAGAAAAATGATAATCTGGGTGCGTTTTTAAAAGTGCCATTATCGAATTATACTGTTAACGAAGTGAAAACGGATGGCTGTGTTTGCAACATGATTAAAAAAGTTAGCTCGAAGAAAAATTCTCCGCAAAAATGTACTTTACAGGTAAGTGGGCGCTATATATAGGGTGTCCTGCAACATGTGGACAATATTTCAGTCAATGTaatgcaaataataaaatcacataattatatataacaatGTTTTATCGATTTTAGGATTATTTGTGTAAGAATAAAGCGGATTTTGTAAATAATGCAGAAACGCGTCGGCAATACATGTCGGAAATATCTCATCTGCGACAattaagaaaggaaaaacgaaTACAGTTGTTGGCAATGGCGACTACGTCGAATGTTTTAAAATCACCGAGAGCTTCTTCTAAACCAACAGGTAaggattttcattttttcatttctttgtcGTTTACATTCTTATTGCCTTTATAACCTTTATATTCAGTTTACGCACAGAAAAAGATGAGCAACGAGGAAATGAGGGAGAGGTTGCGCAAACGGTATCTTCGTTTGAACGAGGTGCGACAGAAGCGACGGCAACAGGAGAAGCAAGAAGAAGCGCGACGTAATAAACTTATGGCCAAAATCTTTTGTAAGAAATTACAGCAAAAAGTACTGAGGGGCCAAGTAGATCTGTCTCAAAGCGTTAGCGTTATATCCAACATGTAATGTTAAAGAAATGTTTGCGCGTGCGTAGTTTAAATGTCAATTGCAGTCTGATGATCGAACAGACGATAGAAGAACGTACAAACTATCTCGCATTTCAGGCTGAGAGGATCATTAAAGATATTTGTTTCTAGAATTCTCTCCATGAATCTtacttttatttacaataatgCATAATATATACTAGTATTGTGTTAATGTTTACTTTATAGGATACACATGAACGTCTAAGTTTATGACATAAAGTTTATTTAGGCATTTGTGTGTAACGAGGATTAGAGCGATAACATAGTGACTTAGATGATCCAGAAGTTTTTGATATAGATCTAAGAATTAAGATATCATAATGCGTTGTTCTGCAAATTTGTGcctacaatttatatttaacattGAATTTAAGAAACTTTGTCTTGccaatatattttcatatcaaAAATACTTAGTACTGCTCGTTTTAATGCAGTCGTTccattaaaattcaatatgtTACCCAATATTTTGAGCTCAACGTTATCTAAATCTATCGATACATTGATACAGTGATCGCAAACAAGAGGTACTTTGTCATTCTTGATTGCTCTTGctaaatttattattgttacCTTGTCAAGGTAGTTGGAATATTCTTGAATTAAAATCGCTAcctattttttcaaaattataatGGAAATTTCCAGATTTACTGCGCTTTAAGCGAGCgtcactatatatatatatatatagataggAAACGTTGCACGTATGTTAAATCTCGTATGttaaatatgataatataataacgataattGTCATTTTCGTGGAACAATAGTAAATTCACAGCGTTAGAATCTCACATTTTACTGGTAAGATGTTTCGAAAACGAAAACTTCCTGCGTCGAGGAAGCGCACGATTGAGAATGGATCGCCTGATCGTGGCAAACTGAAATGCTTTAAGATGATGAAAGTAGTTATTAGTACCTGAATTACAGTACACAACTTTTTACCGCTCGTAAGACTTAGATAATATAGTCtcttaaatttttatcttcaaTATTTTACCTTTTTGTATGATGATTATACTCATTtggttaataaaaataaagaatccaTATAGGGACAGTTCTCCCGTTATTTTATTCTCGTATCTCACACATACTGTGctaaatttaagaaaaaagatCAGCAACTTCTTATGCGAAACCTACGTGTGCAACGCGGCTGATTTCTCTTTCAACattctattttttatcattCATTCAATGTCCTTGGTCGCTAACTCGAAAGCGTGTAAAAGAACAAAACGTCGCTGGAAAATCGTCTTGTTTCCCTCTATTCACGACGGtttatattcatataattTGTCTAATGAAACACGTTTTTTTGTCATCTGCAAAATTATCGACATTCCACGTCGGAGAACAAATGAACGCTCGAGAAGAGCTATGCTTGCAGAGCAaggtagaaagaaaaaaaccgTGTAAAATCGACAATAACCTTGTTCTAGTAAAGTAATGCCGAAAGAAAAACCTCTCAACGATATTATCTCGTTTGTCCCAATTGCTGCTTAGTCGCTCTATATAAGAATATGCACGGATTTCGAAGTAGTCGATTTCCTATTCAAACTGGGAACGTATCTCGTTCGATATATTCGCGATACAATAAGATATCGATCTTTGATTCGAATGCCAGCACATTCGATAATCTTTGCAAAATCAGTCCTCGCGTCTTTGATCAACGATCATTACAGATAAAACATTCGAGTGAATTTTTATGTTCAATCCTTTTTAAAGAAAGCGCGTAAAACGAAAAGCAGCCGtgtttatcgaataaaatacaaCTTTATAGGATATAGCGTTTTAAAATGACAACTCTTCGGACCGATGACTTGGACCAAATTCTACAGGACCAATTTACAAATGAATTTCGTATTGGATACACCAAAGTGCGCGGTTTTTGTTTACCAACGAGATACGAAGTTTTTGCAGACGTAATTGAAAACTTCGAAGTCAAGAATGACGATATTTGGGTTTGCAGTTTTCCAAAGACTGGTACATCTTAGTCAATCTTATTAAGTCATAAGAGGGTATAAAAGGTTACATTTTAATTTGAACGACGTAACTATAGGAACAACATGGACTCAGGAAATGATCTGGAACGTCGCAAATAATTTAGACTTTGAAGGAGCCAAAGTTCACTTATCCGAAAGGTTCCCCTTTTTTGAGTAAGTTAACGAAGCGAAGTGATCgatgatttttataaatattaaaaataatacaaattatgTGTTCTATTAGGTACTCCGTACTTTTTGATTATTTGCCTTACACAAAAATTCATCCGGAAGTGCAGTTACCTCTGTCAACTGTGGATAGCGTGGAGTATACGAAAAATAAAGCTTCTCCAAGATTCATCAAAACTCATTTACCTTTTGATTTACTTCCACGCCAGATTCGGACAGGCGAGAAAAAGCCGAAGATTATTTACGTGGCGAGAAATCCAAAAGATACCTGCATCTCTTATTTTCATCATTGTCAAATAATAGAAGGTTATCGTGGCAATTTTCCCGATTTCTGTCGCCTTTTCCTAGCAGATAAACGTACGTGCATGTTATTACAATTGATGATAAAAGATAACACGTAGATAAAAGAGACATAATTAGCGATTTTAAAATTCGATATCCATCAATTCCGTACTGATCGATTCTGTGCCACTAAAATTGACATTTTATTCGATCGTGAAATTTGATATGTATTTTTGCTCCTCGTATgaattatataataactttatcatagaattattatttttgtagtGAGTTATACTTCATATTGGGACCATGTTCTCGACTTCTGGAAGAAGCAGACCACACTCAATATGTTATTATTGAAATACGAATATATGATAGCTGTAAGTAAACTTAAACAGTTGCAGTTGCTTCGAGGATACGAATATcctttttgtaaaatttaggACTTGCCTGGTGCGATAAGGAAGTCAGCTGCGTTCCTTGATAGAACTCTGACTGACGCTCAAGTAAAAGTATTGGAGGAACATTTGAAGTTTGCCAGTATGAAGAAAAATCCAGCTGTGAATCAGGAGGATGTGGTTCGAAGGAACAAGGAGCGGAATAAAATCACCGTTGAAGGTTCGTTTATCCGAAGTGGTAAAGTCGGTGAGTGGAAGGAGAGATTGCCCGACAACGTGATCCAAGAATTTGACAGATTAACAAAAGAAAGATTTTCTCCGTACCATCTCAATTTCTGAACGACGTTGtacgtatatttatacatttttaataattgaaaaacgaaatgtattatattaagAATGGAAAAAGCTTTGTAATACGGGGGAAAACAgtgttataataaaaatatcaatcaaTGCTATAATATCTTTTTGGTTCGAGGCATCGAAGAATGTTCGGCATACTGGTTCTACAAAGTTGTCCAATTGTGGCCTTGGTTGAAGGTGTAACAACGCTCATATCGCTTCCTCTTTCGATTAATATAATCGCTGCGTCCCTTTTTCTCCATAAAATTGCTATTTGGAGGGCGATGAAACCCATATTGTCCCGTATATTGACGTCAGCCCCGTGATCCAATAAAATCGAGAGAATGTCCACGTTCGAACTGTATACTGGACAAATGATTCTTAATAAATACTTAGTAGACTACGATTTTTACGTACTTGTGTGAAATTTAAGTATAAAGAAAATCATAAAATGCATATAAcatgcaaatatatataaaatatcgaaagtaagataatttttacaatttcattataacgtttaataGAATAAAAGAACGTCTATTTGAATCCTATTTTGTTAGTTGTGCTCATAAAAATTGACAGTCTAAATTAATCTTAATCGTTCTTCACTTTGATTTCTTTCACCTGAGATCATAAGCGGTGTTCTTCCCTGTACGTCTTTTTGATTTATTGAAACGCCGTGATCTAAAAGAAACGTTACATTCTTCGATCGTTCTGCTACAATCGCATATTGAAGACAAGTCCAACCTCTTCTACAAGTGtacatttattagaaataaaagcacagatatttatattaattgta contains:
- the LOC126869960 gene encoding uncharacterized protein LOC126869960; the protein is MEYDSASNCEGHLQDFEASEDLPRLREIQKLECSTCTTSSTPWHSLQVVAPQPKIKLGPTSKSLSSQVMEYYHKYSQNTNLDQYFSLPTSSTSPEANKCYYSIYEVNPKVEANRQDCIGEEYNLKTCVPRERRRWVRPPLIGQSSNAESSSRYAQPLSNPESPSSDLKHVTSEAILEEKNENQEILTESIERKISSPTSSIASHKPLEWDSGADVGYFNLVPSKQNDKKLSTIERMALARGCSAALRLDPEGTTESGISGKLVGVQKNSTTSMVPNANSTPLNLGDASGSESEIEITPIVKNHLPGIITGNDIKSNEKSLPKDLKQQDAFVHYSKKEHNYDTPKSTFVSKVPLVKPTGEIRKLTSKQNTNKENICPLTSPLKKSTSMNTLIIPASKLPLKRSQSELNLYARDKSRAALPLIFNSSSSIATIVNKPSTCDKLIQTSLCTYTQESVGVQVSVLDEEKPPLPKRGTSLQKDSTLMLKNPKGTYKVQNWRKHEANETQDVGVNERSKKVKPRYSNSEPSQNGSARHTPQPDGVGNITGRANSFEYFPGHVYENVPNGSGSHISSSETGRSHSTLPNTSSSINEKLWGESNSLVKDLERSVNILKSLVDANKCDKEVKKRLIHHVVKRLITAKYTDDKIEHNLEDNVPWNPDDARSRVYGREILQALTKKHNTSDSSGNWNLQKEITQRKPMRNGRGITKDITLESSSDKIDKNTDRTETDGRKARMGLRSDDCHRSNDTITDPDKSESSECFLPQRNRKGNKMQDIFCTKERCKISQRDSTMTTTATTTTTTTTATPPDHNRMLLDAVVNNRRPIVRSSNAGERDDWRLLTTFSERQFELKKCGSSDSGDSKLVSYAEMEKRNQLIWITNEISHLCNLKKLLEESRRPERSRTSPKKSRSGNCKRKPMESLTHVHDLPNGKDYLQRNGSDTQADSVEEPWSSHCNLATCQLSSRSNSIIQRIKKRNSCAQTATNITSALSKTGGEIVSASNLHNSRIKLVSTGMQTVSQEISTASAMVQSEIVHYVQCSAHSALHFQNNHKCNEQANQCLKYHAIQNVVTTCMQCLQEQKDRSSSVQKVHTNIENFREESPVGSQGLSDQMNSNSSSEVMHHCANKEVQTSSLKQKETKNQINASRSKSCDCKCDTKKVVSKGCQSCASPIIALESNNAPKCDECQKKIFHARDRDEGNSKECSCTTVCECDNDHSKKGRAPMRYSSKYYQNNNGYVSSLNQNSRIKLCGCSSDCVCENSREPEMQNAKGFCSCHSNGRTQYNGSRYSRAEVEDCSTQPWPYCVTNGQVNETAQYKVQSNVKCNCEKDCFCNNRAKNSEELLRGRACNNGKPNYVDEANQTSDSDINCKYCRCCGTAYQSVKNCSCYQTYPKAIAYELSFAKENGQKNDNLGAFLKVPLSNYTVNEVKTDGCVCNMIKKVSSKKNSPQKCTLQDYLCKNKADFVNNAETRRQYMSEISHLRQLRKEKRIQLLAMATTSNVLKSPRASSKPTVYAQKKMSNEEMRERLRKRYLRLNEVRQKRRQQEKQEEARRNKLMAKIFCKKLQQKVLRGQVDLSQSVSVISNM
- the LOC126870524 gene encoding luciferin sulfotransferase-like, which gives rise to MTTLRTDDLDQILQDQFTNEFRIGYTKVRGFCLPTRYEVFADVIENFEVKNDDIWVCSFPKTGTTWTQEMIWNVANNLDFEGAKVHLSERFPFFEYSVLFDYLPYTKIHPEVQLPLSTVDSVEYTKNKASPRFIKTHLPFDLLPRQIRTGEKKPKIIYVARNPKDTCISYFHHCQIIEVSYTSYWDHVLDFWKKQTTLNMLLLKYEYMIADLPGAIRKSAAFLDRTLTDAQVKVLEEHLKFASMKKNPAVNQEDVVRRNKERNKITVEGSFIRSGKVGEWKERLPDNVIQEFDRLTKERFSPYHLNF
- the LOC126870525 gene encoding ankyrin repeat domain-containing protein 7-like; the protein is MLNTEFNRQINDSVEEQFIWLLRFATVRKIKDFLTKILSIDLHYPTPNLKTPITAAIDRGDLQILSFLLEKNSIDLDNTTTQPWARTALMYASYVSRNPEILQILLKKGADPGKVDIRGWTCLQYAIVAERSKNVTFLLDHGVSINQKDVQGRTPLMISVYSSNVDILSILLDHGADVNIRDNMGFIALQIAILWRKRDAAIILIERGSDMSVVTPSTKATIGQLCRTSMPNILRCLEPKRYYSID